A region of the Burkholderia pyrrocinia genome:
CGCGCTGCGCCGGGTCGCCCCGGATGACGGGACGCGCCTCGCCGGACGCGCTCACGACAACCGATACAAGCTGGATACCCCGGAGATCTCTCAATGAACAAGAAACTGACGGCGCTCGCCGTAACGGCCGCATTCGCGTCGCCCGCGTTCGCGCAAAGCAGCGTCACGCTGTACGGCGTGATCGACGAAGGCCTGAACTACACGAACAACGTCGGCACCGGCCACGTCTACGAGATGGCGAGCGGCTACGCGCAGGGCAGCCGCTGGGGCCTGAAGGGCAGCGAGGATCTCGGCGGCGGCATGAAGGCGATCTTCCAGCTCGAGAACGGCTTCGACGTGAACACCGGCCGGCTCAACCAGGGCGGCCGCATGTTCGGCCGCCAGGCGTACGTCGGCCTGAGCCAGGCACAGTACGGCACGCTGACGTTCGGCCGCCAGTACGACTCCGTCGTCGACTATCTCGCGCCGACCACCGCGAACGGCAACTGGGGCGGCTACCTGCTCGCGCACCCGTTCGACAACGACAACACCGACAACTCGTTCCGCCTCGACAACACGGTGAAGTACGCGAGCCCGAACTTCGGCGGCTTCCAGTTCGGCGGCGCGTACAGCTTCAGCAACAGCACGAGCTTCTCGGACAACCGCGCGTACAGCTTCGGCGCGCAATACCAGAACAACGGGCTGCTGATCGGCGCCGCGTACCTGCAGGCGAACCATCCGGGCAACGGTTCGGCCGGCGCGATCACCGCGAACGACGCGAGCTACATCGCCGAGCGCATGCGCGTGTTCGGCGCGGGCATCAACTACACGTTCGGGCCCGCGACGGTCGGCTTCGCGTACACGAACTCGAACTACAAGAACCCGACCGGCAACGGTTACCTCGGCACGCCGGGCGCGATCATCGCGCCGGGGGCGACGGTCAGCGCGATCAAGTACCAGAACTTCGAAGTGAACGGCTCGTACCAGATCACGCCGGCGTTCATGGTCGGCGCGCAGTACGTGCTGTCGCTCGAGAAGTACGACGCGTCGACCGGCGACGCGAAGCCGAAGATCCACTCGGTCGGGCTGATGGCCGACTACAACCTGTCGAAGCGCACCGACGTGTACGTGCAGGCCGCGTACCAGCACATCGCCGGCGACAAGACGAACTCGATCCTCGACCAGGCGTTCATCCCCGGCACCGACGCGCCGTCTTCGACGTCGAACCAGGTGGCCGTGCGTCTCGCGCTGCGCCACAAGTTCTGACGCGGCCGGGTTCTCCGTTCTTCACGCGACACCCGCGCGGATCCGCCGAGGTGTCTTTGCCCGCCGCCACGCGCCCAGCGCATGCCGGCGGGCTTTTTCGTCAGGGGGCGGCTCGACGCGCGCTGCCGCCCGCCTCGTCGTCACCATCGCCCTGCTCATCCTCACCGGTACCGCCGAAGACCACGCGTCCCGTCAACCATGACAGGTCGGCAACCGCCCCGCCTCCGATACACTGTGCGCGGCCTCGACAGCCGGCTCCGGCACTCGCCGCCGACCCGGCCCTGCCCCATTGAGCGCGTCCCCGGCGACACGATCCGCCGGCGGGCCCGCACGACGCACCTCCCGATCACGATCCGTTGGAGTCTCGCTTGAAAACCTGGCGCCGCACGCTGCTTGTCTTTGCCGCCGGCCTCCTGGCCGCCGCGACCACATCGGCCCATCCCGTCTGCACCGTGGTCGCCGATGCCGCCACCGGCCAGATGCTCATCCAGCGAGGCGATTGCGCGACCCGCGTCACACCGGCGTCGACCTTCAAGGTGGCGATCAGCCTGATGGGCTTCGACGCCGGCTTCCTGAAGGACGAACACACGCCGACGCTCGACTTCCACGCCGGCTATCCCGATTGGGGCGGCGCCCCGTGGCGCGTGCCGGCCGACCCGGCGCGCTGGATCAAGCTGTCGCTCTTCTGGTACTCGGAACAGGTCGCGCAAGCACTCGGGCCGGCACGCTTCCAGCAGTACACGAACGCATTCGGTTACGGCAATACGGACGTGACCAGCAAGCAGGGCGAACTCAGCGGCGTGATGGGCGCATGGGTCAATTCATCGCTGCGAATTTCGCCGCTCGAACAGGTCGCGTTCATGCGCAAGATCGTGCACCGGACGCTACCCGTCAGCGCGCATGCGTACGACATGACCGAGCGCATCACGCTGATCGACGCGCAGCTGGACGGCTGGACCGTGCATGGCAAGACGGGCACGGGCTCGCCGGGCTTCAGGTACGACAGCGCGCACGCGTACGGCTGGTTCGTCGGCTGGGCGAAGAAGGGGTCGCGCACGCTCGTGTTCGCGAACCTGATTCAGGACGACAAGCGGCAGACGCCGAACGCCGGCCTGCGCTCACGCGATACGTTCCTGGCCGCGCTGCCGGCACTCGCCGAACCGGCCCGGCCGCAATGAGCACCGCGCCGCGCAACGCGCGGATCGACCTGCTGCGCGGCGTGTCAATCCTGCTCGTCCTGCTGCACCACTTCAACATCGCGTATCCGCTGCGCGACACGGCGCTCGCGCGCATGCTCGGCTGGGACACGGTCCATGCGATCGTGCGCAACGGCAACTACGGCGTGACGATATTCTTCGCGATCTCGGGCTACCTGATCACGTCGAATGCGCGCCGCCGCTGGGGCAGCCTCGGTGCGCTCGACGTGCGCGCGTTCTACATGTCGCGGGTCGCGCGCATCGTCCCGTGCCTGCTCCTGCTGCTCGCGCTCGTCAACGGCCTCGCGGCGGCCGGCGTGCCGATCTTCACGAACCATGCGCCGCAGGGCATCGCCTTGTCGTTCTGGCTCGTGAATCTCGCGTCGCTCACGTTCTGGATGAACGTGCTGATCGGCGCGTACGGATGGGTCAACTACGCGCTCGGCGTGCTGTGGTCGCTGTCGGTCGAGGAGGTGTTCTACCTGTCGTTTCCGCTGCTGTGCATCGCGCTGCGCCGCGACACGCGGCTGTTCGCGTTCTGGCTGCTGATTGCCGCGATCGGCCCCGTGTACCGCTTCACGCATCCTGGCGACGAAGGCGGATTCCTCTATGCGTACTTCGCGTGCTTCGACGGCATCGCGATCGGCTGCTGTACCGCGTTGCTCGCCGAACGCGCGCGCTGGCAGGTACTCGCGGCGGCGCCCGTGCAATGGCTCGCGGTAGCGGCGATGACAGCGCTCTATCTCGCGTGGCCGATCGCGGAAAGCCATGTGATCGGGATATCCGCGATGGCGCTCGGCACGGCCGTGCTGCTGATCGGCGCGCATGCGGAACGCGAACACGGGCACGGCCGCGTGCTCGCGCCGCTGCGCTGGAGCGGCCGGCTCAGTTACGAGCTGTATCTGTTCCACCTGATCGTGCTCGGCGCGCTGCGCACGTTCTGGCCGCCGTCGGGTACGCACGGCGACGGCAAGCTGGCGTTGCTCGTCGCGTATCTGGTGCTGTCGGCCGGCTTGAGCGCGGTCATCGCGCGCGGCTATGCGACGCCGCTCGACCGCTTCATCAAGCGGGTCGCGTCGCGGCCCGCGGCGCGCGTGCCGGACGGCGCGCGCTTCTAGCGCTTCGTCGGCGACCTGTTCCGGGCGGCGGCGGAAAAAAACCGGCCAGGGCCCGGCCGTATCGCGACGATACCGGCCGGCCTGACCGCAAGCCCCGCTTGCGAAACGTCGATCGACCGCGCAACCGCGTCATCGGTCGCGCGTCGGTCAATCCAGATAGTCCGCGTATTCCTTGTGCGCGTAGCCGGCGAGCGCCTGCCACGGCAACGGCTCGCGCCGCGCGGCAGGCACCTGCGTCAGCGTCAGCTTGCGCACCACGCGTCCGTCGGCACTGCGGTATTCGACCGACAGCGGCGCCTGCAACCGTTCGCTCCACAGAATCCGGTTCACGCCGCGCGCGCCGGGCGACTCGACCGCCTGCTCGTACCAGCGGGTGCCGGGCGCGTCGCCGCGCGTCGCCGCCGCGAGCCGCTTCAGTTGCGACGGCGGCGTGACGTAGTACGCGTTGTCCCACGAGCCGTCGAAGCCCGTGGTTTCGTACTCGGCCGGCGGCACGCTAACGACCGTCCGGGTCGCCGCGTCCACATACTCGATGCGCGCCGTCTTGCCGTCGTAGGTCACGTGCCGTGCGGCTGCCTGGAAGTTGAAGTGCTTGTGTCCGGCATGGGCGGCGGCCGGCTGCACACCGGCACGCGGCGGGTCCTGGCGCACACGGCCCGCGTCGTGGTCATGGTCGTGATCGTGTTCGTCGCCATGACCGCCGCCCGCCGCCGCGACGGGCAGCACGCGCTCGACCCACACATGCCCGTCGCGCCGAACCATCCGTTCGCGGTACATCGTCGTGCGCGTCACGCCGTCGGCCGTCACCGTGCGGCTTTCGTGCAGCAACACGGCGTCGAGATCCGCCGCCGCACCGGCGGGGAGCGCAGCCAGCCCGCAAGCGAGCGCGCAGAGAAGCTGGCGTTTCATCGGAGGGTCCCGTTCGTCATGAAGTCGCCGGCCTCAGAAACCGAACGCCGAGCGCACGAGACCGAACACCTTCGTGTTGTCGATCGTGCCCTTGAACGCCTTCGCGTCCGCGCCGTCGGCAAACAGCATCACGTCGCCGCCGCCGTGCGTCTCGGAGCCCGCACTGCCCATCCGCACGCCGACTTCCTGCAGGTACGCCTCGTTCATCGCCGTGGCCGAAT
Encoded here:
- a CDS encoding porin yields the protein MNKKLTALAVTAAFASPAFAQSSVTLYGVIDEGLNYTNNVGTGHVYEMASGYAQGSRWGLKGSEDLGGGMKAIFQLENGFDVNTGRLNQGGRMFGRQAYVGLSQAQYGTLTFGRQYDSVVDYLAPTTANGNWGGYLLAHPFDNDNTDNSFRLDNTVKYASPNFGGFQFGGAYSFSNSTSFSDNRAYSFGAQYQNNGLLIGAAYLQANHPGNGSAGAITANDASYIAERMRVFGAGINYTFGPATVGFAYTNSNYKNPTGNGYLGTPGAIIAPGATVSAIKYQNFEVNGSYQITPAFMVGAQYVLSLEKYDASTGDAKPKIHSVGLMADYNLSKRTDVYVQAAYQHIAGDKTNSILDQAFIPGTDAPSSTSNQVAVRLALRHKF
- the blaOXA gene encoding OXA-1043 family class D beta-lactamase; translation: MKTWRRTLLVFAAGLLAAATTSAHPVCTVVADAATGQMLIQRGDCATRVTPASTFKVAISLMGFDAGFLKDEHTPTLDFHAGYPDWGGAPWRVPADPARWIKLSLFWYSEQVAQALGPARFQQYTNAFGYGNTDVTSKQGELSGVMGAWVNSSLRISPLEQVAFMRKIVHRTLPVSAHAYDMTERITLIDAQLDGWTVHGKTGTGSPGFRYDSAHAYGWFVGWAKKGSRTLVFANLIQDDKRQTPNAGLRSRDTFLAALPALAEPARPQ
- a CDS encoding acyltransferase family protein, translated to MSTAPRNARIDLLRGVSILLVLLHHFNIAYPLRDTALARMLGWDTVHAIVRNGNYGVTIFFAISGYLITSNARRRWGSLGALDVRAFYMSRVARIVPCLLLLLALVNGLAAAGVPIFTNHAPQGIALSFWLVNLASLTFWMNVLIGAYGWVNYALGVLWSLSVEEVFYLSFPLLCIALRRDTRLFAFWLLIAAIGPVYRFTHPGDEGGFLYAYFACFDGIAIGCCTALLAERARWQVLAAAPVQWLAVAAMTALYLAWPIAESHVIGISAMALGTAVLLIGAHAEREHGHGRVLAPLRWSGRLSYELYLFHLIVLGALRTFWPPSGTHGDGKLALLVAYLVLSAGLSAVIARGYATPLDRFIKRVASRPAARVPDGARF